The following are encoded together in the Scomber japonicus isolate fScoJap1 chromosome 20, fScoJap1.pri, whole genome shotgun sequence genome:
- the LOC128381586 gene encoding cGMP-dependent protein kinase 1-like isoform X1 — MGTLRDLQYALQEKIEELRQRDALIDELELELDQKDELIQRLQNELDKYRSVLRPATAQQVQAQQQSLVLQPDQHRSKRQAISAEPTACDISELSHVTLPFYPKSPESKDLIKDAILDNDFMRNLELSQIQEIVDCMYPVDYGKDACIIKEGDVGSLVYVMEEGKVEVTKEGMKLCTMGPGKVFGELAILYNCTRTATVRTLVHVKLWAIDRQCFQTIMMRTGLIKHAEYMDFLKSVPTYQGLPEETLSKLADVMEETHYEAGEFIIRQGARGDTFFIISQGTVNVTQGDSANQEPVHLRELTRGDWFGERALQGEDVRTANVIAVGDVTCLVIDRDSFKHLIGGLDDVSNKGYEDAEVKAKYEAENAFFSNLRLSDFNIIDTLGVGGFGRVELVQLKSEEAKTFAMKILKKRHIVDTRQQEHIRSEKHIMTEAHSDFVVRLYRTFKDCKYLYMLMEACLGGELWTILRDRGSFEDSTTRFYTGCVVEAFAYLHAKGIIYRDLKPENLILDSRGYAKLVDFGFAKKIGLCKKTWTFCGTPEYVAPEIILNKGHDVSADYWSLGILMYELLTGSPPFSGPDPMKTYNIILRGIDMIEFPKKITKNAANLIKKLCRDNPSERLGNLKNGVKDIQKHKWFEGFNWEGLKKGTLTPPIIPAVSSQTDTSNFDNFPEDTEEPPPDDNSGWDYDF, encoded by the exons ATGGGGACCCTGCGAGACCTGCAGTATGCCCTGCAGGAGAAGATCGAGGAGCTGCGGCAGCGTGACGCTCTGATCgacgagctggagctggagctggatcAGAAGGACGAGCTGATCCAGCGGCTGCAGAACGAGCTGGACAAGTACCGGTCCGTGCTCCGACCCGCCACCGCCCAGCAGGTCCAGGCCCAGCAGCAGAGCCTGGTCCTGCAGCCGGACCAGCACCGCAGCAAGAGGCAGGCCATCTCCGCCGAGCCCACCGCCTGTGACATCAGCGAGCTCAGCCACGTCACCCTGCCCTTCTACCCCAAGAGTCCTGA GTCCAAGGACTTGATCAAAGACGCGATCCTGGACAACGACTTCATGAGGAACCTGGAGCTGTCCCAGATCCAGGAGATCGTGGACTGCATGTACCCGGTGGACTACGGCAAGGACGCCTGCATCATCAAGGAGGGCGACGTGGGCTCGCTGGTCTACGTCATGGAAG AGGGGAAGGTGGAGGTGACGAAGGAGGGGATGAAGCTGTGCACGATGGGACCGGGGAAAGTGTTCGGAGAGCTTGCCATCCTCTACAACTGCACCAGGACAGCCACCGTCAGGA ctctgGTCCATGTGAAGCTGTGGGCGATCGACCGGCAGTGTTTCCAGACCATCATGATGAGAACCGGACTCATCAAACATGCCGAGTACATGGACTTCCTCAAgag cGTTCCCACCTATCAGGGTCTCCCAGAGGAGACGCTCAGCAAGCTGGCCGACGTcatggaggag ACGCATTATGAAGCCGGAGAGTTCATCATCAGGCAGGGAGCCCGAGGAGACACCTTCTTCATCATCAGCCAGGGCACG GTGAACGTGACCCAAGGGGATTCAGCCAATCAGGAGCCGGTACACCTGAGAGAGCTAACCAGAGGAGACTGGTTTGGAGAGAGAGCGCTGCAGGG TGAAGATGTCAGAACAGCCAATGTCATCGCTGTCGGAGATGTCACCTGCCTGGTCATCGACCGaga CTCATTCAAGCACCTGATCGGTGGACTGGACGACGTTTCTAATAAAGGCTACGAAGACGCCGAAGTTAAAGCAAa GTACGAGGCGGAGAACGCGTTCTTCTCCAATCTGAGGCTGAGTGACTTCAACATCATCGACACGCTGGGAGTCGGCGGCTTCGGACGTGTTGAGCTG GTGCAGCTGAAGAGCGAGGAGGCGAAGACGTTTGCCATGAAGATCCTGAAGAAGCGTCACATCGTCGACACGAGGCAACAAGAACACATCCGCTCCGAGAAACACATCATGACCGAGGCGCACTCTGATTTCGTCGTCAG GTTGTACCGGACGtttaaagactgtaaatatCTGTACATGCTGATGGAGGCCTGTCTGGGAGGAGAGCTGTGGACAATACTGAGAGACAG gggTTCGTTTGAAGACTCGACCACGAGGTTTTACACCGGCTGCGTGGTCGAAGCCTTCGCCTACCTGCACGCCAAAGGCATCATCTACAGAGACCTGAAGCCTGAAAACCTCATACTGGACAGCCGAGGATACGCCAAACTG GTGGACTTCGGTTTCGCCAAGAAGATCGGCCTCTGTAAGAAGACGTGGACGTTCTGCGGGACGCCGGAGTACGTCGCTCCGGAGATCATCCTCAACAAGGGTCACGACGTCTCAGCAGACTACTGGTCTCTGGGCATCCTGATGTACGAGCTGCTGACGGGCAG tCCTCCATTCTCAGGTCCGGATCCAATGAAAACCTACAACATCATCCTGAGAGGCATCGACATGATCGAGTTCCCCAAGAAGATCACCAAGAATGCCGCCAATCTCATCAAGAAGCTCTGCAG AGACAATCCCTCAGAGAGACTTGGAAACCTGAAAAACGGCGTTAAAGACATCCAAAAGCACAA
- the LOC128381586 gene encoding cGMP-dependent protein kinase 1-like isoform X2: MGTLRDLQYALQEKIEELRQRDALIDELELELDQKDELIQRLQNELDKYRSVLRPATAQQVQAQQQSLVLQPDQHRSKRQAISAEPTACDISELSHVTLPFYPKSPESKDLIKDAILDNDFMRNLELSQIQEIVDCMYPVDYGKDACIIKEGDVGSLVYVMEEGKVEVTKEGMKLCTMGPGKVFGELAILYNCTRTATVRTLVHVKLWAIDRQCFQTIMMRTGLIKHAEYMDFLKSVPTYQGLPEETLSKLADVMEETHYEAGEFIIRQGARGDTFFIISQGTVNVTQGDSANQEPVHLRELTRGDWFGERALQGEDVRTANVIAVGDVTCLVIDRDSFKHLIGGLDDVSNKGYEDAEVKAKYEAENAFFSNLRLSDFNIIDTLGVGGFGRVELRGFNEVQLKSEEAKTFAMKILKKRHIVDTRQQEHIRSEKHIMTEAHSDFVVRLYRTFKDCKYLYMLMEACLGGELWTILRDRGSFEDSTTRFYTGCVVEAFAYLHAKGIIYRDLKPENLILDSRGYAKLVDFGFAKKIGLCKKTWTFCGTPEYVAPEIILNKGHDVSADYWSLGILMYELLTGSPPFSGPDPMKTYNIILRGIDMIEFPKKITKNAANLIKKLCRDNPSERLGNLKNGVKDIQKHKWFEGFNWEGLKKGTLTPPIIPAVSSQTDTSNFDNFPEDTEEPPPDDNSGWDYDF, from the exons ATGGGGACCCTGCGAGACCTGCAGTATGCCCTGCAGGAGAAGATCGAGGAGCTGCGGCAGCGTGACGCTCTGATCgacgagctggagctggagctggatcAGAAGGACGAGCTGATCCAGCGGCTGCAGAACGAGCTGGACAAGTACCGGTCCGTGCTCCGACCCGCCACCGCCCAGCAGGTCCAGGCCCAGCAGCAGAGCCTGGTCCTGCAGCCGGACCAGCACCGCAGCAAGAGGCAGGCCATCTCCGCCGAGCCCACCGCCTGTGACATCAGCGAGCTCAGCCACGTCACCCTGCCCTTCTACCCCAAGAGTCCTGA GTCCAAGGACTTGATCAAAGACGCGATCCTGGACAACGACTTCATGAGGAACCTGGAGCTGTCCCAGATCCAGGAGATCGTGGACTGCATGTACCCGGTGGACTACGGCAAGGACGCCTGCATCATCAAGGAGGGCGACGTGGGCTCGCTGGTCTACGTCATGGAAG AGGGGAAGGTGGAGGTGACGAAGGAGGGGATGAAGCTGTGCACGATGGGACCGGGGAAAGTGTTCGGAGAGCTTGCCATCCTCTACAACTGCACCAGGACAGCCACCGTCAGGA ctctgGTCCATGTGAAGCTGTGGGCGATCGACCGGCAGTGTTTCCAGACCATCATGATGAGAACCGGACTCATCAAACATGCCGAGTACATGGACTTCCTCAAgag cGTTCCCACCTATCAGGGTCTCCCAGAGGAGACGCTCAGCAAGCTGGCCGACGTcatggaggag ACGCATTATGAAGCCGGAGAGTTCATCATCAGGCAGGGAGCCCGAGGAGACACCTTCTTCATCATCAGCCAGGGCACG GTGAACGTGACCCAAGGGGATTCAGCCAATCAGGAGCCGGTACACCTGAGAGAGCTAACCAGAGGAGACTGGTTTGGAGAGAGAGCGCTGCAGGG TGAAGATGTCAGAACAGCCAATGTCATCGCTGTCGGAGATGTCACCTGCCTGGTCATCGACCGaga CTCATTCAAGCACCTGATCGGTGGACTGGACGACGTTTCTAATAAAGGCTACGAAGACGCCGAAGTTAAAGCAAa GTACGAGGCGGAGAACGCGTTCTTCTCCAATCTGAGGCTGAGTGACTTCAACATCATCGACACGCTGGGAGTCGGCGGCTTCGGACGTGTTGAGCTG CGAGGCTTCAACGAG GTGCAGCTGAAGAGCGAGGAGGCGAAGACGTTTGCCATGAAGATCCTGAAGAAGCGTCACATCGTCGACACGAGGCAACAAGAACACATCCGCTCCGAGAAACACATCATGACCGAGGCGCACTCTGATTTCGTCGTCAG GTTGTACCGGACGtttaaagactgtaaatatCTGTACATGCTGATGGAGGCCTGTCTGGGAGGAGAGCTGTGGACAATACTGAGAGACAG gggTTCGTTTGAAGACTCGACCACGAGGTTTTACACCGGCTGCGTGGTCGAAGCCTTCGCCTACCTGCACGCCAAAGGCATCATCTACAGAGACCTGAAGCCTGAAAACCTCATACTGGACAGCCGAGGATACGCCAAACTG GTGGACTTCGGTTTCGCCAAGAAGATCGGCCTCTGTAAGAAGACGTGGACGTTCTGCGGGACGCCGGAGTACGTCGCTCCGGAGATCATCCTCAACAAGGGTCACGACGTCTCAGCAGACTACTGGTCTCTGGGCATCCTGATGTACGAGCTGCTGACGGGCAG tCCTCCATTCTCAGGTCCGGATCCAATGAAAACCTACAACATCATCCTGAGAGGCATCGACATGATCGAGTTCCCCAAGAAGATCACCAAGAATGCCGCCAATCTCATCAAGAAGCTCTGCAG AGACAATCCCTCAGAGAGACTTGGAAACCTGAAAAACGGCGTTAAAGACATCCAAAAGCACAA